TCAGACCTAACCTGATGACCAAACCAGCAACACTCATAGTGCCCAAGGTCAGTGTACGATGCCTTGACGATGCAAACAAGATATTCGGACCTGCTCAAACCGCTGTAGGCCGAGCTGTGGCCGATGCGGTGACAGAAGGCATATTACCCGCAGAAGAAGCTGAAGATATGGTTCTGATCATCAGTGTATTTATCCATCCTGAAGCATCAGATTACCGTAAAATCTACCAGTACAACTACGGAGCAACCAAACTGGCTCTGAGAAGAGCAATGGAAGGATATCCGTCCGTAAACAAAGTATTAGCAGAAAAAGACAGAGGAGCGCATCCAGTAATGGGTTTCAAAGTAACCAGACTATGGAAGCCACCGTACCTGCAGGTAGCACTTGACCTGGATAACATGCAGGAAATGGAACGCATCATCGATAGCCTACCAGACAGGGAAAGAATCCTGATAGAAGCAGGAACACCACTGGTTAAGAAGTTTGGAGTGGGAATCGTTGGTAAGATCAGGGAACTCAAGAAGGATGCTTTCATCATTGCTGACCTAAAAACTCTGGATGTTGGACGTATCGAGGTTAAAATGGCAGCAGATGAAACTGCAGATGCCGTGGCCATCTCAGGACTCGGAACCCAGGAATCCATTGAAAAAGCAATCCACGAAGCCCAGAAACAGGGAATTTATTCCATACTGGACATGATGAACGTGGACAACTTCACTGAAAAACTGGAAACCCTCAATTTCAAACCCGACATCGTCCTCTTACACCGTAATGTGGACCTGGAAACCATGAAAGCAGAACGGGGAGAAGAACAGGAAGCCATGACTGAATGGGGTAACATCAACCAGATCAAGGATATCCTTGGTGAAAATGGGTTGGTGGCAGTTGCCGGAGGTATTGTACCCAAAAAGATGGACCAAGC
The Methanobacterium sp. Maddingley MBC34 DNA segment above includes these coding regions:
- a CDS encoding formaldehyde-activating enzyme (PFAM: Orotidine 5'-phosphate decarboxylase / HUMPS family; Formaldehyde-activating enzyme (Fae)~TIGRFAM: formaldehyde-activating enzyme), whose translation is RPNLMTKPATLIVPKVSVRCLDDANKIFGPAQTAVGRAVADAVTEGILPAEEAEDMVLIISVFIHPEASDYRKIYQYNYGATKLALRRAMEGYPSVNKVLAEKDRGAHPVMGFKVTRLWKPPYLQVALDLDNMQEMERIIDSLPDRERILIEAGTPLVKKFGVGIVGKIRELKKDAFIIADLKTLDVGRIEVKMAADETADAVAISGLGTQESIEKAIHEAQKQGIYSILDMMNVDNFTEKLETLNFKPDIVLLHRNVDLETMKAERGEEQEAMTEWGNINQIKDILGENGLVAVAGGIVPKKMDQALDSGADIIVVGRYIIGSRDVRHAAEDFLEKMPQDPDTMRLALDEDESI